The Takifugu flavidus isolate HTHZ2018 chromosome 17, ASM371156v2, whole genome shotgun sequence genome contains a region encoding:
- the ropn1l gene encoding ropporin-1-like protein, protein MPLPDTIYCAQQIHIPPQLPDILKSFTKAAIRTQPTDVLQWAEAYFTALSKGEFLPVKERLEMNIASQTTDTGLTPGLLKVLHKQLSQRQKCSRKELQNKWKGVCLPPEQLETLLSLGSFGSVVDWMSFFALGCSTLGGSLMTSLKFACEILTEDEEGGAARIPFTTFVKLYTYLAHLDGDIPQEHMDRFLESLQERVDLQDGMIKPLDFINSPHPD, encoded by the exons ATGCCTCTCCCGGACACCATCTACTGTGCCCAGCAAATTCACATCCCGCCGCAACTTCCAGATATTCTTAAAAGCTTCACCAAAGCTGCTATCCGCACTCAGCCCACAGATGTGCTTCAATGGGCGGAGGC ATATTTTACTGCCCTTTCTAAAGGCGAGTTTCTGCCCGTCAAAGAAAGACTGGAGATGAATATTGCCAGCCAGACGACGGACACTGGGCTGACTCCAGGTTTACTCAAAGTTTTGCATAAACAG CTGTCCCAGCGGCAAAAGTGCAGCAGGAAAGAGCTGCAGAACAAATGGAAGGGCGTGTGTTTGCccccagagcagctggagacgcTGCTCTCCTTGGGCAGCTTCGGCTCAGTTGTTGACTGGATGTCTTTTTTCGCCCTGGGATGCAGTACTCTGGGAGGG AGCCTCATGACTTCTCTGAAGTTTGCCTGCGAGATCCtgacagaggatgaagagggtgGCGCGGCAAGGATCCCTTTCACTACTTTTGTCAAGCTTTATACCTACCTGGCTCACCTGGATGGGGACATCCCACAGGAACACATGGACAGGTTCCTCGAAAGCCTGCAGGAAAGAGT GGATCTCCAAGATGGAATGATCAAACCTCTGGACTTTATCAACTCACCTCATCCAGATTAA